One window of the Candidatus Phycorickettsia trachydisci genome contains the following:
- a CDS encoding outer membrane protein, translating into MIKMQKKILGFLVVTTAFSASAESAKEGNFYFSGAVGAFLQEKAAMLFMESNEQGTSKKPAAALEMGLGLGYYATENLRIEANFAKPFSNKSKVIIKFPIDGDILDATYHIKTFVNSLQIKGYYDLFKLSDLTRIYVGAGIGLSNVTGKMKNIEDNKIVKFKTRYNFAYVLGLGANFEVTNNTKLGLEYNYSYHGKAVKKETTGPGYKTLVRGHSVLAKITLDI; encoded by the coding sequence ATGATAAAAATGCAAAAAAAAATTTTAGGTTTTTTAGTAGTAACTACGGCTTTTTCTGCATCAGCTGAATCTGCAAAAGAAGGAAATTTCTATTTTAGTGGCGCTGTAGGTGCTTTTTTGCAAGAAAAAGCTGCAATGTTATTTATGGAATCTAATGAGCAAGGGACCTCTAAAAAACCAGCTGCAGCTTTAGAAATGGGCTTAGGATTAGGATACTATGCTACAGAAAACCTTAGGATAGAGGCTAACTTTGCTAAACCATTTTCAAATAAAAGTAAAGTAATAATCAAGTTTCCAATTGATGGTGATATACTTGATGCCACATATCATATTAAAACATTTGTAAATTCTTTGCAAATTAAAGGTTATTATGACCTGTTTAAACTATCAGATTTGACTAGAATATACGTTGGTGCCGGTATAGGTTTATCTAATGTTACGGGTAAGATGAAAAACATTGAAGATAATAAAATTGTAAAATTCAAAACAAGGTATAATTTTGCTTATGTTTTAGGGTTGGGGGCTAACTTCGAAGTTACTAACAATACTAAATTAGGTTTAGAATATAACTATAGCTATCACGGTAAAGCGGTTAAAAAAGAAACAACGGGGCCTGGATATAAAACTTTAGTTAGAGGACACAGCGTCTTAGCAAAGATAACTCTAGATATATAA
- the truA gene encoding tRNA pseudouridine(38-40) synthase TruA — protein sequence MPRYKALIEYCGTNYQGWQKQASPNTIQGKLEDALFKFSEKQINVIGSSRTDTGVHALGQVAHFDLPKEYEIERIFRGINFYLQDEEISLLKVEKIPREFHSRALATHRHYQYIIINRPAPITLDKYKALWIPQKLDVKRMQEGAKFLIGHHDFSSFRSSECRSRSPIKHLTKLDIKQTEDKIFIYASANSFLHHMVRNIVGTLLLVGRNQIEPETIREILEAKSRSAAGPTSPAWGLYLIKVSYN from the coding sequence ATGCCAAGATACAAAGCCTTAATAGAATATTGTGGTACAAACTATCAAGGCTGGCAAAAACAAGCATCTCCTAATACAATACAAGGTAAGTTAGAAGATGCTTTGTTTAAATTCTCCGAAAAACAAATCAACGTTATAGGATCAAGCAGAACAGATACGGGGGTTCATGCTTTAGGTCAAGTAGCTCATTTTGATCTACCCAAAGAGTATGAAATTGAGAGAATTTTTAGAGGCATCAATTTTTATTTGCAAGATGAAGAAATATCTTTGCTTAAAGTAGAAAAAATTCCAAGGGAATTTCATTCAAGAGCTCTGGCCACACATAGACATTATCAATACATTATCATAAACCGCCCTGCTCCAATTACCTTAGATAAATACAAAGCACTTTGGATACCGCAAAAATTGGATGTGAAGAGGATGCAAGAGGGAGCCAAATTTTTAATCGGACATCATGATTTTTCTTCTTTTCGTTCATCAGAATGCAGATCTCGTAGTCCTATTAAACATCTAACAAAACTAGATATTAAACAAACTGAAGATAAGATATTTATATATGCCAGTGCTAATTCCTTTCTGCATCATATGGTTCGCAACATTGTTGGTACTTTGTTATTAGTCGGAAGAAATCAAATTGAGCCCGAAACTATTAGAGAAATCCTAGAAGCAAAATCCCGCAGTGCAGCCGGTCCCACCTCTCCTGCATGGGGATTATATTTAATAAAAGTGAGTTATAATTAA
- the ftsH gene encoding ATP-dependent zinc metalloprotease FtsH — translation MNNQTKNLLIWGAIVVAIVLFLNLSQMHNWSEGTVKLSMSEFLNKVEDKQVVSAKIQGRNIEGRLTDGVPFETYVGEYNVAQKLHENNVNFEIVPPDTKMNSLFSIFISWFPMLLLIGVWVFFMRQMQSGGGRAMGFGRSKAKLMSDRSKVTFKDVAGIDEAKEELTEIVDFLRDPSRFQRLGGRIPKGCLLIGPPGTGKTLLARAIAGEANVPFFSISGSDFVEMFVGVGASRVRDMFEQGKRNAPCIIFIDEIDAVGRHRGIGLGGGNDEREQTLNQMLVEMDGFESNDGVIIIAATNRPDVLDHALLRPGRFDRRIMVSNPDINGREQILKVHLKKIRYSSNLDIRSIAKGTPGFSGAELSNLVNESALLAARKHKKEVDTADLEQAKDKVIMGPERKSMILSEEDKQITAYHEAGHAIVNLFAGASHPIHKVTIVPRGNALGLVSMLPEQDEVHMKKNKANSDLAVAMGGRVAEEIIFGADKITSGASSDIKYATSIAKSMVMQWGMSEKVGPVLHSDSEDAYTTGHKGIIHPSEYMLQIIDEEIKGLVNSGYQRAKQILTENVKSLHLLASKLLESETLTGEEVRNLVFNGDTNTEAKSAKEKEETKPKKIRKSPKIEPSPA, via the coding sequence ATGAATAATCAAACTAAAAATCTTTTAATCTGGGGGGCAATAGTTGTTGCTATAGTGCTTTTCTTGAATCTTTCTCAAATGCACAATTGGTCTGAAGGAACTGTGAAACTTTCAATGTCGGAATTTTTAAATAAGGTAGAAGATAAGCAAGTTGTTTCAGCTAAGATCCAAGGACGTAACATTGAAGGACGCCTTACAGATGGCGTACCGTTCGAAACATACGTAGGAGAGTACAATGTTGCTCAAAAACTTCACGAAAATAATGTCAATTTTGAAATCGTCCCACCAGATACAAAAATGAACTCCTTATTTAGCATTTTTATATCATGGTTCCCTATGCTCTTGCTCATAGGTGTTTGGGTGTTTTTTATGAGACAAATGCAATCAGGGGGTGGAAGAGCCATGGGCTTTGGTAGGTCTAAAGCAAAATTGATGTCAGATAGATCTAAGGTTACATTTAAAGATGTTGCAGGGATTGATGAAGCTAAAGAGGAGCTAACTGAGATTGTAGACTTTTTAAGAGATCCATCGAGATTTCAAAGATTAGGAGGAAGAATTCCAAAGGGATGTCTTTTAATTGGTCCTCCAGGAACTGGTAAAACACTTCTTGCAAGAGCTATAGCGGGAGAAGCAAACGTACCTTTTTTCAGTATTTCAGGCTCAGATTTTGTTGAAATGTTTGTTGGTGTTGGAGCAAGTAGAGTCCGCGATATGTTCGAACAAGGTAAAAGAAATGCCCCATGCATCATATTTATAGATGAGATTGACGCAGTAGGACGTCATAGAGGAATAGGTCTAGGAGGCGGTAATGATGAGAGAGAGCAAACTCTCAACCAAATGCTCGTCGAAATGGATGGGTTTGAGTCAAATGATGGCGTTATTATTATAGCAGCAACAAACAGACCAGACGTATTAGATCATGCGTTATTAAGACCCGGAAGATTTGACAGAAGGATAATGGTATCTAATCCTGATATAAACGGTAGAGAGCAAATTCTTAAAGTTCATCTTAAAAAGATCAGATATAGTTCCAACTTAGATATTAGATCTATTGCAAAGGGAACACCTGGATTTTCTGGAGCAGAGCTATCTAATTTAGTAAATGAATCAGCATTGCTTGCTGCAAGAAAGCATAAAAAAGAAGTTGATACCGCAGACCTAGAGCAAGCAAAAGATAAGGTTATAATGGGTCCAGAGCGTAAATCCATGATTTTATCTGAGGAAGATAAGCAAATCACAGCTTATCATGAAGCAGGCCACGCGATCGTAAACTTATTCGCAGGTGCATCACACCCTATCCATAAAGTTACGATTGTGCCAAGAGGTAATGCTTTAGGTCTTGTTAGTATGCTTCCAGAGCAAGATGAAGTTCACATGAAAAAGAATAAGGCTAATTCTGACCTCGCTGTTGCAATGGGTGGAAGGGTTGCCGAAGAAATCATTTTTGGTGCCGATAAGATCACATCAGGAGCATCAAGTGACATTAAGTATGCAACTTCTATTGCAAAATCAATGGTAATGCAATGGGGCATGAGTGAAAAAGTTGGTCCTGTACTGCATAGCGATAGTGAAGATGCATATACAACGGGCCACAAAGGAATTATTCATCCTTCAGAATATATGCTACAAATCATAGATGAAGAGATTAAGGGTTTAGTAAACTCAGGCTATCAAAGAGCAAAGCAAATCCTAACAGAAAATGTTAAATCGCTGCATTTACTGGCATCTAAATTGCTAGAATCAGAGACTTTAACAGGAGAAGAAGTAAGAAATTTAGTTTTCAATGGTGATACTAATACAGAAGCTAAGTCTGCTAAAGAAAAGGAGGAAACTAAACCTAAAAAAATACGCAAATCTCCTAAAATTGAACCTTCACCAGCTTAA
- the tilS gene encoding tRNA lysidine(34) synthetase TilS, with translation MNIKSYKKFCENIAYFNPFEKQTKIAVALSGGIDSMALTILTAKWLGEFGGNLVALTVNHNLQKTSAKDAKKVGDICAQIRIKHEILEWKHGEITSNVQSQAREARYKILTDYCKQNDILHLFVAHHLEDKVENFFIKLSRSSGIFGLIESKVMFLNNVRICRPLFNFTKKECQDVLESSNTPHIQDITNFQNKYFRNQIRFNLENFGDNFQERAAESISHLESTASLIQSEVVKSFCESVTIHKAGYAIIQDKFRNYKTEIQIHILAYLLTIISGESKPPRAIQIKQVIDDFVFQTNQTHTLNKCIIIPHLKSLVIFKEWCSIISGDLKLYNGLFWDNRFIFHTHYQNLLVSRFDENIYREVKNKINLEIANFVSKYKKRILFTLPVVKTLEKVIAIPTINYYDLSITKINCSFNPQHFSKVLHLEY, from the coding sequence ATGAACATAAAAAGTTATAAAAAATTTTGCGAAAATATTGCTTATTTCAATCCTTTTGAAAAACAAACTAAAATTGCCGTTGCTTTATCTGGAGGAATTGATTCAATGGCCTTAACAATACTAACTGCCAAATGGCTGGGGGAATTTGGTGGTAATTTAGTAGCTTTAACAGTAAATCATAATCTACAAAAAACCTCTGCAAAAGATGCAAAAAAAGTAGGCGATATTTGTGCTCAGATAAGAATTAAGCATGAAATACTCGAATGGAAGCATGGCGAAATTACTTCTAATGTTCAATCTCAGGCAAGAGAAGCTCGTTATAAAATATTAACGGATTATTGCAAGCAAAATGATATATTACACCTTTTTGTTGCTCATCATCTTGAAGATAAGGTCGAGAATTTTTTTATTAAGCTCTCAAGAAGCAGCGGTATATTTGGACTCATTGAAAGTAAAGTAATGTTCTTAAACAACGTAAGGATTTGCAGACCTCTTTTCAACTTTACGAAAAAAGAATGCCAAGATGTTTTAGAATCTTCAAATACCCCTCATATTCAAGACATTACCAATTTTCAAAACAAATATTTTCGCAATCAGATTAGGTTTAACCTAGAAAATTTTGGTGATAATTTTCAAGAAAGAGCAGCAGAATCGATAAGTCACTTAGAAAGTACCGCATCATTAATACAATCAGAGGTTGTAAAAAGTTTTTGTGAAAGCGTTACTATTCACAAGGCTGGTTACGCAATTATTCAAGATAAATTTAGAAATTATAAGACTGAAATTCAAATTCACATTTTAGCTTACCTATTAACTATTATCAGCGGAGAGTCTAAGCCTCCCAGAGCCATCCAGATAAAACAGGTAATAGATGATTTTGTATTTCAAACTAATCAAACTCATACTCTAAACAAGTGTATAATAATCCCTCACCTTAAAAGCTTGGTAATTTTCAAAGAATGGTGTAGTATTATTAGTGGTGATCTAAAACTTTATAATGGTTTATTTTGGGACAATAGGTTTATCTTTCATACACACTATCAAAACTTACTTGTTAGCCGCTTTGATGAAAATATTTACAGAGAGGTTAAAAATAAAATAAATTTAGAGATAGCTAATTTTGTCTCAAAATATAAAAAAAGAATTTTATTTACCCTCCCTGTGGTAAAAACCCTTGAAAAAGTTATAGCGATACCTACTATAAATTATTATGATCTGAGTATCACGAAAATAAACTGCTCTTTTAACCCTCAACACTTTTCAAAAGTGTTGCACCTAGAGTATTAA
- a CDS encoding DUF2972 domain-containing protein: MTTKDEFQVDTQIVQGESQAMIKDLNELDQLAKGMEGLLAGISADSYCRTEFESREVPTRNVASHLMGQHSKQITVGVEKLDKERLNKDIGTARDITHNFKEIIKSLTSQHSGSNSLDKNEEKILSKLQEILDGNKLFKGLCDETMQRYLDQTSEKIGYVMGLVQGDAATEALSEMEDDFVMPPVGQDGNFSS; encoded by the coding sequence ATGACAACAAAAGACGAATTTCAAGTAGATACTCAAATAGTACAAGGGGAGTCTCAAGCGATGATAAAAGATTTAAATGAGCTTGACCAATTAGCAAAGGGAATGGAAGGTTTGTTGGCGGGAATAAGTGCAGATAGTTATTGTAGAACAGAATTTGAGTCAAGAGAGGTGCCCACGCGTAACGTTGCAAGCCATCTTATGGGCCAACATTCTAAGCAGATAACGGTAGGTGTAGAAAAATTAGATAAAGAAAGATTGAATAAGGACATTGGTACTGCAAGAGATATTACGCACAACTTTAAAGAAATTATTAAGAGTTTGACATCTCAACATAGTGGGTCAAATAGTTTAGATAAAAATGAAGAAAAAATACTAAGTAAATTACAAGAAATATTAGATGGAAATAAACTGTTTAAAGGCTTGTGTGATGAGACTATGCAAAGATATTTAGATCAAACAAGCGAGAAAATAGGATATGTAATGGGTTTGGTTCAAGGAGATGCTGCAACTGAAGCTTTAAGTGAAATGGAAGATGATTTTGTAATGCCACCTGTTGGGCAGGATGGAAATTTTTCATCTTAA
- the rnhA gene encoding ribonuclease HI has protein sequence MSISKEIILIYSDGACAGNPGPGGWGACIIKNNEVQEIFGSNPQTTNNRMELQGAIEGLKSLDLPSTVELYTDSQYLRLGITQWIKNWMQNGWKTANKGPVKNVDLWQELIKLCDFHNISWHWVKGHSKDKFNTLADKLAVKGRNQASKDLMQNAQ, from the coding sequence ATGTCAATATCTAAAGAAATCATATTAATATACTCAGATGGTGCATGTGCTGGTAATCCTGGTCCAGGAGGGTGGGGTGCCTGCATCATCAAAAATAATGAAGTGCAGGAAATTTTTGGTAGTAATCCTCAAACTACAAATAATAGGATGGAGTTGCAAGGTGCAATTGAGGGATTAAAAAGTTTAGATTTGCCATCAACTGTTGAGTTATATACGGATAGCCAGTATTTGCGTTTAGGTATAACGCAATGGATAAAAAATTGGATGCAAAATGGATGGAAAACTGCAAATAAAGGGCCAGTAAAAAATGTGGATTTATGGCAGGAGTTAATAAAGTTATGTGATTTTCATAATATTTCATGGCATTGGGTTAAGGGTCACAGTAAAGATAAGTTTAATACTTTGGCCGATAAATTAGCTGTGAAGGGACGTAATCAGGCTAGCAAAGACCTTATGCAAAACGCTCAGTAG
- the mlaD gene encoding outer membrane lipid asymmetry maintenance protein MlaD, translating to MRKSVLDVLVGLAVIIVATIFVAFVYHNSVSNYQSQRETYKIKVKFQDIMGIIEGSDVTIAGIKVGNVSKVRLDPDTYEALVFLEISQKVKIPVDSKASIITSGLVGNKLISVDPGPSETFMKDGDQFLYSTSTLSLEALIGKFIYSMGNKSSTQ from the coding sequence ATGAGAAAAAGTGTACTAGACGTTTTAGTAGGTTTAGCAGTAATTATTGTTGCAACTATATTTGTAGCATTTGTTTACCATAACTCTGTTAGTAACTATCAATCACAACGTGAAACTTACAAAATAAAGGTAAAGTTTCAAGATATAATGGGCATTATTGAAGGTAGTGATGTGACTATTGCTGGCATTAAAGTAGGTAATGTATCAAAAGTCAGATTAGATCCTGATACTTATGAAGCTTTAGTGTTCTTAGAGATTAGTCAGAAAGTAAAAATTCCGGTTGATTCTAAGGCTTCTATTATTACTTCTGGTCTCGTGGGGAATAAATTAATTTCCGTAGATCCTGGTCCTAGTGAAACATTTATGAAAGATGGAGATCAGTTTTTATATTCAACCTCTACTTTAAGTTTAGAGGCTTTGATTGGAAAATTTATATATTCAATGGGTAATAAATCATCTACCCAATAA
- a CDS encoding Npt1/Npt2 family nucleotide transporter, translating into MITKTFSFVRKFFFPVKTTEISLLIKLGVLLFCVLFNFSSLRALKDSLVIPLIGAEAIGFLKLWLVLPTALLFTLTYFKLSNQFNLHALFNIFAGFFVTFFLCFAFFIYPNQDLYHLSDQSAYQLIQQLPYLKWFIKLRAKWSYVFVYIFAEIWGAMIINLMFWQLANSIFKTSQAKRLYPMLTLMGSIGLICAGQTLIFCGKAENLSSLSFLSATENYTEISIKMLVMLVAFSGIVAMGLFSHIYSYCMSHHISYNFTPQAPKSSLNIQESVKLIFHSKYILYIFILVVAYGMSINILEGPWKAKLGKMYNTPNSYIQFMGNFNTWMGISSVVVNLISSSILRFLGWTISAYLTPIIIGTTGTIFFTFIVFEKYLALSFDTTFMAIMVGATQNILSKSSKYSLFDATKEMAYIPLSPELKTKGKATVEILGTKIGKSLVSMIHFVAFTIPGISFENIYPFLMMIFLFIIIIWLIDVRKINQQYKALINEKSR; encoded by the coding sequence ATGATAACTAAAACTTTTAGCTTTGTAAGGAAATTCTTTTTTCCGGTCAAAACTACTGAAATTTCTTTACTTATCAAATTAGGAGTGCTCCTTTTTTGTGTATTATTTAATTTCAGTTCTTTGAGAGCGCTCAAAGATAGTTTAGTAATTCCTTTAATTGGTGCTGAAGCTATAGGTTTTTTAAAACTATGGTTAGTTCTTCCAACAGCGCTTTTATTTACTCTTACATATTTTAAATTAAGTAATCAATTTAATCTCCATGCTTTATTTAATATTTTTGCGGGATTTTTTGTAACATTTTTTCTATGCTTTGCATTTTTTATTTATCCTAATCAAGATCTGTATCACCTATCTGATCAGAGTGCATACCAATTAATACAACAACTGCCTTATTTAAAATGGTTTATAAAATTGAGGGCGAAATGGAGCTATGTATTTGTCTATATATTTGCTGAAATTTGGGGAGCGATGATTATCAATTTGATGTTTTGGCAATTAGCAAATAGCATTTTTAAAACTAGTCAAGCTAAAAGACTTTATCCAATGTTAACCCTAATGGGTAGCATAGGTTTAATTTGTGCGGGGCAAACGCTGATTTTTTGTGGCAAAGCTGAAAACTTGTCTTCTTTATCATTTTTATCCGCTACTGAGAATTATACAGAGATATCAATTAAGATGCTTGTAATGCTTGTTGCATTTAGTGGTATCGTTGCGATGGGTTTATTTTCCCATATTTATAGTTATTGTATGTCTCATCATATAAGTTACAATTTTACTCCGCAAGCACCGAAATCCTCATTAAACATTCAGGAAAGCGTTAAGTTAATCTTTCATTCGAAATATATTTTATATATATTTATATTAGTTGTTGCCTATGGTATGAGCATAAACATATTGGAAGGTCCATGGAAGGCAAAACTTGGTAAAATGTATAACACCCCAAACAGTTACATACAGTTTATGGGTAATTTTAATACATGGATGGGTATTAGTTCCGTTGTTGTGAATTTAATAAGTAGCAGTATATTAAGATTTTTGGGGTGGACCATATCAGCATATTTGACGCCAATCATTATAGGTACAACCGGTACAATATTTTTTACATTCATAGTATTTGAAAAATATTTAGCTCTTAGTTTCGATACTACATTTATGGCAATTATGGTTGGAGCAACTCAAAATATTTTAAGTAAATCCAGTAAATATTCTCTGTTTGATGCCACCAAAGAAATGGCATATATACCTTTATCTCCAGAATTAAAGACTAAGGGTAAAGCTACAGTGGAAATTTTAGGAACAAAAATTGGTAAATCTTTGGTTTCTATGATACATTTTGTGGCTTTTACAATACCAGGTATAAGTTTTGAGAATATATATCCTTTCTTGATGATGATTTTTTTATTTATAATTATAATCTGGTTAATTGATGTGCGTAAGATTAACCAACAATATAAGGCCTTGATCAATGAAAAAAGCCGCTAG
- the fumC gene encoding class II fumarate hydratase, with protein MSTKFRNETDSFGNIQVEDQYYWGASTQRSLKFFHIGEEKMPLKLIRAFALQKTAAALANLELGLLPKNFAEAILYSLKQVIAGKMDKHFPLSVWQTGSGTQTNMNLNEVIANMANQQLGAKVKGTKSPIHPNDHVNKSQSSNDSFPTAMNIAVALAVNNDLLPALDKLHKVLVHKSKEWDSIVKIGRTHLQDATPVTLGQEFSSFAAQIQYNISRIKASLEDVYYLAQGGTAVGTGINCHKDFATTFIQKINELTNLPFKTATNKFESLACHDGLVNFSGALNTLAASLMKIANDVRLLASGPRCGLGEISLPENEPGSSIMPGKVNPTQCEALSMVSAQVIGNHTTISIAGSNGHLQLNVFKPVIIYNLLQSIRLLSDSVSSFADNCVIDIQPNLARIEDFKNNSLMLVTSLAPEIGYDNAAKIAKKAFHDNTTLKQAAMSLKLISEEKFDELIEAAKKGIVE; from the coding sequence ATGTCTACAAAATTTCGAAACGAAACTGATAGTTTTGGAAACATACAAGTCGAAGACCAATATTATTGGGGTGCCAGCACCCAAAGATCTTTAAAATTTTTCCACATAGGGGAAGAAAAAATGCCCTTAAAGCTAATTCGTGCTTTTGCTCTACAAAAGACAGCAGCCGCTTTAGCTAATTTAGAATTAGGTTTGCTACCTAAGAATTTTGCAGAGGCTATTCTTTATTCTCTTAAGCAAGTCATCGCAGGAAAAATGGATAAACATTTTCCTTTATCAGTTTGGCAAACTGGTTCCGGTACTCAAACAAATATGAACCTAAATGAAGTTATTGCTAATATGGCAAACCAGCAGCTAGGCGCAAAGGTAAAAGGAACTAAGTCTCCTATACACCCTAATGATCATGTTAACAAAAGCCAATCTTCAAACGATAGCTTCCCAACAGCAATGAATATAGCTGTAGCTCTAGCTGTCAACAATGATTTACTTCCTGCTCTTGATAAATTACATAAGGTCTTAGTTCATAAGTCTAAGGAATGGGATTCGATAGTAAAGATTGGTAGAACCCATTTGCAGGATGCAACGCCTGTGACTTTAGGTCAAGAGTTTTCGAGTTTTGCTGCTCAGATTCAATATAATATTAGTCGCATTAAGGCGTCTTTGGAAGATGTATACTATTTAGCTCAAGGAGGAACTGCTGTTGGTACTGGTATCAATTGTCACAAAGATTTTGCCACAACTTTTATTCAAAAGATCAATGAGTTAACAAATTTGCCTTTTAAAACGGCTACCAATAAATTTGAAAGTCTAGCTTGTCATGATGGGTTAGTTAATTTCTCAGGTGCTCTTAATACACTAGCTGCAAGCCTTATGAAAATAGCTAACGATGTCCGTTTGCTTGCATCTGGTCCAAGGTGTGGTTTAGGAGAGATATCATTGCCAGAGAATGAACCAGGATCATCTATAATGCCAGGCAAAGTTAATCCTACACAATGCGAAGCCTTATCTATGGTATCAGCTCAGGTTATAGGTAACCATACCACAATTTCTATAGCAGGTAGCAATGGTCACTTGCAATTAAATGTATTTAAGCCGGTGATAATATATAATTTGCTTCAATCTATACGGCTCTTAAGTGATAGCGTATCAAGTTTTGCTGATAATTGTGTTATAGATATTCAGCCAAATTTGGCACGCATAGAAGATTTTAAAAATAACTCTTTAATGCTTGTAACCAGTCTTGCTCCTGAAATTGGCTACGATAATGCTGCAAAAATTGCTAAGAAAGCGTTTCATGACAATACTACTCTCAAGCAGGCGGCTATGTCATTAAAACTTATCAGCGAAGAGAAGTTTGATGAATTAATTGAGGCTGCTAAGAAGGGTATTGTGGAATGA
- a CDS encoding NUDIX hydrolase, with product MKDVVLVRVLIRDPSNNKTLLLRRPKDYFLSLQQEPPGGKVEKNETLLEAVHREVYEETNLLIDKIKYIQEFTFADRRGKKYIEHIFHAEIITDPSEVVINIHEHESFEWILCDTILDRNLHPEFKKALKDCQDIWLDNYNI from the coding sequence ATGAAAGATGTAGTTTTAGTTAGAGTGCTTATCAGAGATCCTAGCAACAATAAGACCTTACTTTTACGTCGCCCTAAAGATTATTTTCTTTCCCTACAACAAGAGCCTCCAGGAGGTAAGGTAGAAAAAAATGAAACATTGTTAGAAGCCGTGCATAGGGAAGTCTATGAAGAGACTAACTTGCTTATTGATAAAATAAAGTATATACAAGAATTTACTTTTGCTGATAGGCGTGGGAAGAAATATATTGAGCATATATTTCATGCTGAAATTATTACTGATCCAAGCGAAGTAGTAATTAATATACATGAGCATGAATCTTTTGAATGGATCCTTTGTGATACTATATTAGATCGTAATCTACATCCTGAGTTTAAAAAAGCCTTAAAAGATTGCCAAGATATCTGGCTGGATAACTACAATATCTAA
- a CDS encoding phosphatase PAP2 family protein yields the protein MIAEILLSFSHETVLVPLVVLGYIWISQRIFFNAICLILINMLISFVLKNIFQIPLNPNLEKQGYAFPSGHMQSCIVVYGYLMKSTPSVVLKILIVFLLIGVGQSLVYMGYHNYFDVLGAIFFGSILVLLSKYLSPKTTFVTATLLLLYILLLYQMLEHLWLAYYGLIGIISSYTLFAEKTTKINLKQKVLATALCFGAIFGIKTFFGIFLSHLPPFISQIQWILIGFVIPYSTFISLKTVKN from the coding sequence ATGATTGCTGAAATTTTATTAAGTTTCAGCCACGAAACTGTACTAGTTCCACTGGTCGTATTGGGATACATCTGGATTAGTCAAAGAATATTTTTTAATGCTATTTGTTTGATCCTTATCAACATGCTCATTAGCTTTGTGCTAAAAAATATTTTTCAAATACCTTTAAATCCTAATTTAGAAAAACAAGGATATGCCTTTCCTAGTGGTCATATGCAATCTTGCATTGTGGTATACGGATATTTAATGAAGAGCACTCCTTCTGTAGTATTGAAAATTTTAATAGTCTTTTTATTAATAGGTGTTGGACAAAGCTTGGTATATATGGGTTATCATAATTACTTTGACGTGTTAGGTGCAATTTTTTTTGGCTCCATTTTAGTCTTACTTTCTAAATATTTATCACCTAAAACAACTTTTGTGACTGCCACCTTATTGCTTTTATATATCCTATTATTGTATCAAATGCTTGAACACTTATGGTTAGCATATTACGGACTGATTGGAATAATAAGTTCTTATACATTATTTGCTGAAAAAACTACTAAAATTAATCTCAAACAAAAGGTTTTAGCCACAGCGCTTTGTTTTGGAGCAATTTTTGGAATCAAAACTTTCTTTGGAATATTTTTATCCCATCTACCACCATTTATAAGCCAAATACAATGGATTTTAATAGGATTTGTTATCCCCTATTCTACTTTTATATCATTGAAGACTGTGAAGAATTAG